In Pseudomonas putida, a genomic segment contains:
- a CDS encoding beta-ketoacyl-ACP synthase III, which produces MHNVVISGTGLYTPAQSISNEELVQSFNTWAQQYNHDNAAAIARGELEAAPESSAAFIEKASGIKSRFVMDKDGILDPQRMKPRLPERSNDEPSILCEMAVAAAHQALQRAGRTAADVDGVIVACSNLQRPYPAIAIEVQQALGIQGFAFDMNVACSSATFGIQTAANSVQLGQARAVLMVNPEVCTGHLNFRDRDSHFIFGDAATAVLIERADKATSKHQFDIVSSKLWTEFSNNIRNNFGFLNRAAEEGIGAPDKLFIQEGRKVFREVCPKVAELVGQHLEENGLQPSDVKRFWLHQANLSMNHLIVKKLVGREVDEQEAPVILDRYANTSSAGSVIAFHLYQDDLAPGALGVLSSFGAGYSIGSVILRKR; this is translated from the coding sequence GTGCATAACGTCGTGATCAGCGGCACCGGCCTGTATACCCCGGCCCAGAGCATTTCCAACGAAGAACTGGTGCAGTCTTTCAACACCTGGGCGCAGCAGTACAACCATGACAACGCTGCCGCCATCGCGCGTGGCGAACTCGAGGCCGCACCCGAATCCAGTGCGGCGTTCATCGAAAAGGCCTCGGGTATCAAGAGCCGCTTCGTCATGGACAAGGACGGCATTCTCGACCCTCAGCGCATGAAGCCGCGCCTGCCGGAGCGCTCCAACGACGAGCCGTCGATTCTCTGCGAAATGGCCGTGGCCGCCGCGCACCAGGCCTTGCAGCGTGCCGGACGCACCGCGGCGGATGTCGATGGGGTGATCGTCGCCTGCTCCAACCTGCAGCGCCCGTACCCGGCCATCGCCATCGAAGTGCAGCAGGCGCTGGGGATCCAGGGTTTTGCCTTCGACATGAACGTAGCGTGCTCGTCGGCCACCTTCGGTATCCAGACCGCCGCCAACAGCGTGCAACTGGGCCAGGCCCGCGCGGTGCTGATGGTCAACCCGGAAGTCTGCACCGGCCACCTCAACTTCCGTGACCGCGACAGCCACTTCATCTTCGGTGACGCTGCCACCGCGGTGCTGATCGAGCGTGCCGACAAGGCCACCTCCAAGCACCAGTTCGACATCGTCAGCAGCAAGCTGTGGACCGAATTCTCCAACAACATCCGCAACAACTTCGGCTTCCTCAACCGCGCGGCCGAAGAGGGCATCGGCGCGCCCGACAAGCTGTTCATCCAGGAAGGCCGCAAGGTATTCCGCGAGGTGTGCCCGAAGGTCGCCGAGCTGGTTGGCCAGCACCTGGAAGAGAACGGCCTGCAGCCCTCCGACGTGAAGCGCTTCTGGCTGCACCAGGCGAACCTGAGCATGAACCACCTGATCGTCAAGAAGCTGGTGGGGCGTGAAGTGGATGAGCAGGAGGCGCCGGTGATCCTCGACCGCTATGCCAACACCAGTTCGGCGGGGTCGGTGATTGCCTTCCACCTGTACCAGGATGACCTGGCCCCGGGCGCCCTCGGGGTGCTGAGTTCGTTTGGAGCAGGTTACTCGATCGGTAGCGTGATTCTGCGCAAGCGCTGA
- the hrpA gene encoding ATP-dependent RNA helicase HrpA — translation MTDHAIDKLLQNLDHAMIADRHRLRRQLHELRKRPDEAKLAQWVEKVQASCAQVTARQNSVPQVRYDDSLPIAAKRDEIKKALAEHQVLVIAGETGSGKTTQLPKICLELGRGSHGLIAHTQPRRIAARSVAARVAEELGTPLGALVGYQVRFEDQSDANTLVKLMTDGILLAETQHDRFLERYDTIIVDEAHERSLNIDFLLGYLKTLLHRRPDLKLIITSATIDLERFSKHFDGAPIIEVSGRTYPVETWYRPLTSEQDEEGNQVEDDLTVDQAILATLDEIAQYERSNGKGPGDVLVFLPGEREIRDAAEILRKAQLRHTEILPLYARLSPAEQQRIFQSHTGRRVVLATNVAETSLTVPGIRYVIDTGTARISRYSYRAKVQRLPIEAVSQASANQRKGRCGRVEPGICVRLYSEEDFNGRPAFTDPEILRTNLAAVILQMLHLRLGAIDAFPFIEPPDGKAISDGFNLLQELSAVNRENQLTPLGRQLARLPIDPRLGRMLLEGARQGSLQEVLIVASALSVQDPRERPPERQQAADQAHAQWKDVDSDFAALVNLWRGFEEQRQALTASPLRNWCRKNFLNYLRLREWRDAHRQLALICRDLQLTVNKDPCDYQKLHKAVLSGLLSQIGHKTEEGDYQGARQRRFWVHPSSGIGRKRPQWVMAAELVETTKLYARMVAKIEPEWIEPLAGHLVKKNHFEPHWEKKRGQVVAYEQITLYGLILVGRRPVHFGPIDPVVSRELFIREGLVGGEIQSRAKCLAANKRLLEQLDELEAKARRRDILADEETLYAFYEARLPAEIHQTATFDAWYRMTSQKDANLLIMREEDVLAREASEVTAAQYPDSLQLGDLRLPLTYHFEPGHPRDGVTVRVPAPLLPSLPGERLEWLVPGLIEAKCVALVRNLPKALRKNFVPVPDFVKAALARMSFGQGALPQALGQELLRMTGARVPDEAWEESVSLVEGHLRMNIEVLDGQGKFLGEGRDLAELTARFAAASQAALAVPRNDKPEQPVQAKAFSEVAQTAQQKIAGLSMTVYPALVEENGTVREGRFSTQAEAEFQHRRALQRLLLQQLAEPAKFLRGKLPGLTELGLLYRELGRIEALVEDILLASLDTCILEGESPLPRDGAALAGLAERKRGSWAEHAERLARQTLEVLKLWHGLQKRFKGKIDLSQAVALNDIKQQLANLVYPGFVRETPSAWFKELPRYLKAVELRLEKLGGQVQKDRVWSGELSNLWAQYKARADKHAQEGKRDEQLTLYRWWLEEYRVSLFAQQLGTKVPISDKRLSKQWSQVEG, via the coding sequence ATGACTGACCACGCCATCGACAAACTGCTGCAAAACCTCGACCACGCCATGATTGCCGACCGCCATCGCCTGCGCCGGCAATTGCACGAGCTGCGCAAGCGCCCCGATGAGGCCAAGCTCGCGCAATGGGTGGAAAAGGTCCAGGCGTCCTGCGCCCAGGTCACCGCCCGCCAGAACAGCGTGCCGCAGGTACGCTACGACGACAGCCTGCCGATCGCCGCCAAGCGCGACGAAATCAAGAAGGCCCTGGCCGAGCACCAGGTACTGGTGATAGCCGGCGAGACCGGCTCGGGCAAGACTACCCAGTTGCCGAAGATCTGCCTGGAACTGGGGCGTGGCAGCCATGGCCTGATCGCCCATACCCAGCCCCGACGCATCGCCGCGCGCAGCGTGGCGGCGCGGGTCGCCGAAGAGCTCGGCACGCCATTGGGCGCGTTGGTCGGCTACCAGGTCCGCTTCGAGGACCAGAGCGACGCCAATACCCTGGTCAAGCTGATGACCGACGGCATCTTGCTGGCCGAGACCCAGCACGACCGTTTCCTCGAGCGCTATGACACGATCATCGTCGACGAAGCCCACGAGCGCAGCCTGAACATCGACTTTCTGCTCGGCTACCTCAAGACCTTGCTGCACCGTCGCCCCGACCTGAAGCTGATCATCACCTCGGCGACCATCGACCTGGAGCGTTTCTCCAAGCACTTCGATGGCGCGCCGATCATCGAGGTCTCTGGCCGTACCTACCCGGTCGAAACCTGGTACCGGCCACTGACCAGCGAACAGGACGAGGAGGGCAACCAGGTCGAGGACGACCTCACGGTCGACCAGGCGATCCTCGCCACCCTCGACGAGATCGCCCAGTACGAGCGCAGCAACGGCAAGGGGCCGGGCGATGTGCTGGTGTTCCTGCCCGGCGAGCGCGAGATCCGCGACGCTGCCGAGATCCTGCGCAAGGCGCAACTGCGCCATACCGAGATCCTGCCGTTGTACGCGCGTCTGTCGCCGGCCGAGCAGCAGCGCATCTTCCAGTCGCACACTGGGCGCCGCGTGGTGCTGGCCACCAACGTCGCGGAAACCTCGCTGACCGTGCCGGGTATCCGTTACGTGATCGACACCGGCACCGCTCGCATCAGTCGCTACAGCTACCGCGCCAAGGTTCAGCGCCTGCCCATCGAGGCGGTGTCGCAGGCCAGCGCCAACCAGCGTAAAGGCCGCTGCGGGCGGGTCGAGCCGGGCATCTGCGTGCGCCTGTACAGCGAGGAGGATTTCAACGGCCGACCAGCGTTCACCGACCCGGAGATCCTGCGCACCAACCTGGCGGCGGTGATCCTGCAAATGCTGCACCTGCGCCTGGGCGCGATCGATGCCTTCCCGTTCATCGAGCCACCGGATGGCAAGGCCATCAGCGATGGTTTCAACCTGCTGCAGGAGCTTTCGGCGGTCAACCGCGAGAACCAGTTGACCCCGCTCGGGCGCCAACTGGCGCGCTTGCCCATCGACCCACGGCTGGGCCGCATGCTCCTCGAAGGCGCCCGCCAGGGCAGCCTGCAGGAGGTCTTGATCGTGGCCAGCGCCCTGTCGGTACAGGACCCGCGCGAGCGCCCGCCGGAGCGCCAGCAGGCCGCCGACCAGGCGCATGCCCAGTGGAAGGATGTCGATTCCGACTTCGCCGCCCTGGTCAACCTGTGGCGCGGCTTCGAGGAGCAGCGCCAGGCGTTGACCGCCAGCCCGTTGCGCAACTGGTGCCGCAAGAACTTCCTCAATTACCTGCGTCTGCGCGAATGGCGCGACGCCCATCGCCAGCTGGCACTGATCTGCCGTGACCTGCAATTAACGGTGAACAAGGATCCGTGCGATTACCAGAAACTGCACAAGGCGGTCCTCAGCGGCCTGCTCAGCCAGATCGGCCACAAGACCGAGGAAGGCGACTACCAGGGCGCTCGCCAACGGCGCTTCTGGGTGCATCCATCGTCGGGTATCGGGCGCAAGCGCCCGCAGTGGGTGATGGCTGCCGAGCTGGTCGAGACCACCAAGCTGTATGCGCGCATGGTGGCCAAGATCGAGCCCGAGTGGATCGAGCCACTGGCTGGACACCTGGTCAAGAAGAACCACTTCGAGCCGCACTGGGAGAAAAAGCGCGGGCAGGTGGTGGCCTACGAGCAAATCACCCTGTACGGACTGATCCTGGTTGGCCGTCGCCCAGTGCATTTCGGCCCCATCGACCCGGTCGTTTCGCGGGAGCTGTTCATCCGCGAGGGCCTGGTCGGCGGCGAGATCCAGTCGCGGGCCAAGTGCCTGGCGGCCAACAAGCGTCTGCTCGAGCAGCTCGACGAACTGGAGGCCAAGGCCCGCCGCCGCGACATCCTGGCCGACGAGGAAACCCTCTACGCCTTCTACGAGGCGCGCCTGCCAGCCGAGATCCACCAGACCGCGACCTTCGACGCCTGGTACCGGATGACCAGCCAGAAAGACGCCAACCTGCTGATCATGCGCGAGGAAGACGTGCTGGCCCGCGAAGCCAGCGAGGTCACCGCGGCGCAGTACCCCGACAGCCTGCAGCTGGGCGACCTGCGCCTGCCGCTGACGTATCACTTCGAACCGGGCCACCCCCGCGACGGCGTGACCGTGCGGGTACCGGCCCCGTTGCTGCCGAGCCTGCCGGGCGAGCGCCTCGAATGGCTGGTGCCTGGGCTGATCGAAGCCAAGTGCGTGGCGCTGGTGCGCAACCTGCCCAAGGCGCTGCGCAAGAACTTCGTGCCGGTGCCGGACTTCGTCAAGGCGGCGCTGGCGCGCATGAGCTTCGGCCAGGGCGCGCTACCCCAGGCGCTGGGCCAGGAGTTGCTGCGCATGACCGGCGCCCGAGTGCCGGACGAAGCCTGGGAAGAGTCGGTGAGCCTGGTCGAAGGCCACTTGCGGATGAACATCGAGGTCCTCGATGGCCAGGGCAAGTTCCTGGGCGAGGGCCGTGACCTGGCTGAACTGACCGCACGCTTTGCCGCCGCGAGCCAGGCCGCGCTGGCCGTACCGCGCAACGACAAGCCCGAGCAGCCGGTGCAGGCCAAGGCCTTCAGCGAGGTCGCGCAAACTGCCCAGCAGAAGATCGCCGGGCTGTCGATGACGGTTTATCCGGCACTGGTCGAGGAAAACGGCACGGTCCGCGAAGGGCGTTTCTCGACCCAGGCCGAAGCCGAGTTCCAGCACCGCCGTGCCCTGCAGCGCCTGTTGCTGCAACAGCTGGCGGAGCCGGCGAAGTTCCTGCGTGGCAAGCTGCCGGGCCTGACCGAGCTGGGCTTGTTGTACCGGGAGCTGGGCCGCATCGAAGCGCTGGTGGAGGACATCCTGCTGGCGAGCCTGGACACCTGCATCCTCGAAGGCGAGTCACCGTTGCCGCGCGATGGCGCCGCGCTTGCCGGGCTTGCCGAACGCAAGCGCGGCAGTTGGGCCGAGCATGCCGAGCGCCTGGCGCGCCAGACCCTGGAAGTGCTCAAGCTGTGGCACGGCCTGCAGAAGCGCTTCAAGGGCAAGATCGACCTGAGCCAGGCGGTGGCGCTCAACGACATCAAGCAGCAGTTGGCTAACCTGGTGTATCCGGGCTTCGTGCGCGAGACGCCGAGTGCCTGGTTCAAGGAGCTGCCGCGCTACCTCAAGGCGGTGGAGTTGCGCCTGGAGAAGCTCGGCGGGCAGGTGCAGAAGGATCGGGTCTGGAGCGGCGAACTGAGCAACCTGTGGGCCCAGTACAAGGCCCGTGCCGACAAGCACGCCCAGGAAGGCAAGCGCGATGAGCAACTGACCCTGTACCGCTGGTGGCTGGAGGAATACCGGGTGTCGTTGTTCGCCCAGCAGCTGGGGACGAAGGTGCCGATTTCGGACAAGCGCCTGAGCAAGCAGTGGAGCCAGGTGGAAGGCTAA
- a CDS encoding glutamine synthetase family protein: MHFAPVEQASQFLAANPDVELFELFILDANGVPRGKLLHRDELLAVYQSGRPLPSTILGLTLNGDDVENSGLVWDVGDIDCRAYPLEGSLVRLPWRRVPTAAVQVSMHPSEGLPASVADPRHVLLRTIEALKADGLHPVMACELEFYLLDQKRDAQGRPQPALDSDGGRPRSTQVYGLRELEQIEPFLADLYAACKAQGIPARTAISEYAPGQVEITLEHGDALAAMDQAVRYKRLVKGVAHAHGMQACFMAKPFAHLAGTGMHMHLSLADSSGNNLFASDDKAGTPLLRQAVAGMLRHLRDSLLLFCPNANSFRRFQANTYAPLAPTWGVDNRTVSLRVPGGPAASRHVEHRICGADANPYLAAAAILAATHSGIRQQLDPGAPVEGNGYAQASEHLPTDWLSVLDALERSTWAREALGEAFLGVYLKVKRAEYRQFMAEVSEQDWRWYLHQA; encoded by the coding sequence ATGCACTTTGCACCTGTAGAGCAGGCCAGCCAGTTCCTGGCCGCCAACCCCGATGTCGAACTGTTCGAATTGTTCATCCTCGACGCCAACGGCGTACCACGCGGCAAGCTGCTGCACCGCGACGAACTGCTGGCGGTGTACCAGAGCGGTCGACCGCTGCCGAGCACCATCCTTGGCCTCACCCTCAATGGCGACGATGTGGAAAACTCCGGCCTGGTCTGGGACGTCGGCGACATCGACTGCCGCGCCTATCCCCTGGAAGGCAGCCTGGTCCGTCTGCCCTGGCGGCGCGTGCCCACCGCTGCCGTGCAAGTCAGCATGCACCCGAGCGAGGGCCTGCCAGCCAGTGTCGCCGACCCTCGCCATGTACTGCTGCGCACTATCGAGGCGCTCAAGGCCGATGGCTTGCACCCGGTGATGGCCTGCGAGCTGGAGTTCTACCTGCTCGACCAGAAGCGCGATGCCCAGGGCCGCCCGCAACCGGCCCTGGACAGCGATGGCGGTCGTCCGCGATCGACCCAGGTCTATGGCCTGCGCGAGCTGGAACAGATCGAGCCGTTTCTTGCCGACCTCTACGCCGCCTGCAAGGCCCAAGGCATTCCGGCGCGCACGGCGATCTCCGAATACGCTCCCGGCCAGGTGGAAATCACCCTGGAGCATGGCGACGCACTGGCCGCGATGGATCAGGCCGTGCGCTACAAGCGCCTGGTCAAGGGCGTGGCCCATGCCCATGGCATGCAAGCGTGCTTCATGGCCAAGCCGTTCGCCCACCTGGCCGGTACCGGCATGCACATGCACCTGAGCCTGGCCGACAGCAGCGGCAACAACCTGTTCGCCAGCGACGACAAGGCCGGCACCCCGCTGTTGCGCCAGGCGGTGGCCGGCATGTTGCGCCACCTGCGCGACTCGCTGCTGCTGTTCTGCCCCAACGCCAACTCGTTCCGCCGCTTCCAGGCCAACACCTATGCACCGCTGGCACCGACCTGGGGCGTCGACAACCGCACGGTCAGCCTGCGGGTACCCGGCGGCCCGGCAGCCAGCCGCCATGTCGAACACCGCATCTGTGGCGCCGACGCCAACCCCTACCTGGCCGCCGCCGCCATCCTGGCCGCGACCCACAGCGGCATTCGCCAGCAGCTCGACCCCGGTGCGCCGGTCGAAGGCAACGGCTACGCCCAGGCCAGCGAGCACCTGCCCACCGACTGGCTCAGCGTGCTCGACGCCCTGGAGCGATCGACCTGGGCCCGCGAAGCGCTGGGCGAGGCGTTTCTCGGGGTGTACCTGAAGGTCAAGCGCGCCGAGTACCGCCAGTTCATGGCCGAAGTCAGCGAACAGGACTGGCGCTGGTACCTGCACCAGGCCTGA
- a CDS encoding NAD(P)/FAD-dependent oxidoreductase, which yields MNAATHHGPAQRAPSYYSASLNDHTEYPQLEGTVQVDVAIIGGGFTGVATAVELAERGLKVAIVETNRIGWGASGRNGGQVTGSLSGDEAMRTQMRDRLGSEVDDFIWHLRWRGHQIIEQRVARHGIECDLKRGHLHAAMKPSHMNELRGFEAEAQRRGMGEQVQLLDREGVAEHLQSPLYLGALKNLRNLHLHPLNLCLGEARAAHSLGALIFEHSEVLDIVHGPRPAVVTAKGRIEARQVMLAGDVYHKLEQRQLKGKIFPAMGGIVTTAPLGELAEQINPQDLAVYDCRFVLDYYRLTADKRLLFGGGANYSGRDSRDIEAELRPCIERTFPALKGVPIEFQWSCAMGIVVNRIPQLGKLSDNVWYCQGYSGHGIATSHIMGEIMAEALTGTLEKFDTFAACKHVRVPMGDLLGNPLLAAGMWYYQMLEKLR from the coding sequence ATGAACGCAGCAACCCACCACGGCCCGGCCCAGCGCGCGCCGTCGTACTACAGCGCCAGCCTCAACGACCACACCGAGTACCCACAACTGGAAGGGACGGTGCAGGTCGACGTCGCCATCATCGGCGGCGGCTTCACCGGCGTGGCCACTGCCGTGGAACTGGCCGAACGTGGCCTGAAGGTGGCCATCGTCGAGACCAACCGCATCGGCTGGGGCGCCAGCGGGCGCAACGGCGGCCAGGTGACGGGCAGCCTCTCGGGTGACGAGGCCATGCGCACGCAGATGCGCGACCGCCTGGGCAGTGAAGTGGATGACTTCATCTGGCACCTGCGTTGGCGCGGCCACCAGATCATCGAACAACGGGTAGCGCGCCATGGCATCGAGTGCGACCTCAAGCGCGGCCATCTGCACGCGGCCATGAAGCCCTCGCACATGAACGAGCTGCGCGGCTTCGAAGCCGAAGCCCAGCGCCGGGGCATGGGCGAGCAGGTGCAACTGCTCGACCGCGAGGGCGTCGCCGAACACCTGCAGAGCCCGCTGTATCTCGGCGCGCTGAAAAACCTGCGCAACCTGCACCTGCACCCGCTCAACCTGTGCCTGGGCGAGGCACGTGCCGCCCATAGTCTGGGCGCGCTGATCTTCGAGCACTCCGAAGTGCTGGACATCGTCCACGGCCCGCGCCCTGCCGTGGTCACCGCCAAGGGTCGGATCGAGGCGCGTCAGGTGATGCTCGCAGGCGACGTCTACCACAAACTGGAACAGCGCCAGCTCAAGGGCAAGATCTTCCCCGCCATGGGCGGCATCGTCACCACCGCGCCGCTGGGCGAGCTGGCCGAGCAGATCAACCCGCAGGACCTGGCGGTGTACGACTGCCGCTTCGTCCTCGACTACTACCGCCTCACCGCCGACAAGCGGCTGCTGTTCGGCGGCGGCGCCAACTACTCTGGCCGCGACTCTCGCGATATCGAGGCCGAGCTGCGCCCATGCATCGAACGCACCTTCCCGGCGCTCAAGGGCGTGCCGATCGAGTTCCAGTGGAGCTGTGCCATGGGCATCGTGGTCAACCGCATTCCGCAGCTGGGCAAGCTATCGGACAATGTCTGGTACTGCCAGGGCTATTCGGGGCACGGCATCGCCACCAGCCACATCATGGGCGAGATCATGGCCGAGGCGCTGACCGGCACGCTGGAGAAGTTCGATACCTTCGCCGCGTGCAAGCACGTGCGGGTACCGATGGGGGATCTGCTGGGGAATCCGCTGTTGGCGGCGGGGATGTGGTACTACCAGATGCTTGAGAAGCTGCGCTGA
- the fadD1 gene encoding long-chain-fatty-acid--CoA ligase FadD1, which produces MIEHFWKDKYPAGITAEINPDEFPNIQAVLKQSCQRFADKPAFSNLGKTITYGELYALSGAFAAWLQQHTDLKPGDRIAVQLPNVLQYPVAVFGAMRAGLIVVNTNPLYTAREMEHQFNDSGAKALVCLANMAHLAEKVVPKTQVKHVIVTEVADLLPPLKRLLINSVIKYVKKMVPAYRLPQAVRFNDALALGKGQPVGEANPQPGDVAVLQYTGGTTGVAKGAMLTHRNLVANMLQCRALMGANLQEGCEILITPLPLYHIYAFTFHCMAMMLIGNHNVLISNPRDLPAMVKELGKWKFSGFVGLNTLFVALCNNEAFRALDFSALKITLSGGMALQLSVAERWNAVTGCAICEGYGMTETSPVATVNPAQANQVGTIGIPVPSTLCKVVDDSGNELPLGETGELCIKGPQVMKGYWQRDDATAEILDSDGWLKTGDIAVIQPDGYMRIVDRKKDMILVSGFNVYPNELEDVLASLPGVLQCAAIGVPDEKSGEVIKVFIVVKPGMTLTKEQVMQHMRANVTGYKVPRFIEFRDALPTTNVGKILRRELRDEELKKQGLKKIA; this is translated from the coding sequence ATGATCGAACATTTTTGGAAGGATAAGTACCCAGCCGGGATTACGGCGGAAATCAATCCTGACGAATTCCCCAATATCCAGGCAGTACTCAAGCAATCCTGCCAACGCTTTGCCGACAAACCGGCCTTTAGCAACCTGGGCAAGACTATCACCTACGGCGAGCTATATGCATTGTCCGGGGCTTTCGCCGCCTGGCTGCAACAGCATACCGATCTCAAGCCCGGCGACCGTATCGCCGTGCAACTGCCGAACGTCCTGCAATACCCGGTCGCCGTCTTCGGGGCCATGCGTGCCGGCCTGATCGTGGTCAACACCAACCCGCTGTACACCGCGCGGGAAATGGAACACCAGTTCAACGACTCCGGGGCCAAGGCCCTGGTGTGCCTGGCGAACATGGCCCATCTCGCCGAGAAGGTGGTGCCCAAGACCCAGGTCAAGCACGTCATCGTCACCGAGGTCGCCGACCTGCTGCCGCCGCTCAAGCGCCTGCTGATCAACAGCGTGATCAAGTACGTGAAGAAGATGGTGCCGGCCTACCGCCTGCCCCAGGCCGTGCGCTTCAACGACGCACTGGCGCTGGGCAAGGGCCAGCCGGTCGGCGAGGCCAACCCGCAGCCGGGCGACGTCGCGGTGTTGCAGTACACCGGCGGCACCACGGGCGTGGCCAAGGGCGCGATGCTCACCCACCGCAACCTGGTGGCGAACATGCTGCAGTGCCGGGCACTGATGGGGGCCAACCTGCAGGAAGGTTGTGAGATCCTGATCACGCCGCTGCCGCTGTACCACATCTATGCGTTCACCTTCCATTGCATGGCGATGATGCTGATCGGTAACCACAACGTGCTGATCAGCAACCCGCGCGACCTTCCGGCGATGGTCAAGGAACTGGGCAAGTGGAAGTTCAGCGGCTTCGTCGGCCTGAACACCTTGTTCGTCGCACTGTGCAACAACGAGGCGTTTCGCGCCCTGGACTTCTCGGCGCTGAAAATCACCTTGTCGGGTGGCATGGCCCTGCAATTGAGCGTGGCCGAGCGCTGGAACGCCGTCACCGGCTGCGCCATCTGCGAAGGCTATGGCATGACCGAGACCAGCCCGGTGGCCACGGTCAACCCGGCTCAAGCCAACCAGGTCGGGACCATCGGCATTCCGGTGCCGTCGACCTTGTGCAAGGTCGTCGACGACAGCGGCAACGAACTGCCGCTGGGCGAGACCGGCGAGCTGTGCATCAAGGGCCCACAGGTGATGAAGGGTTACTGGCAGCGCGACGACGCCACTGCTGAGATCCTCGACAGCGACGGCTGGCTCAAGACCGGTGACATCGCGGTGATCCAACCAGACGGCTACATGCGCATCGTCGACCGCAAGAAGGACATGATCCTGGTCTCGGGCTTCAACGTATACCCCAACGAACTCGAAGATGTGCTCGCCAGTCTGCCGGGCGTGCTGCAATGCGCGGCCATCGGCGTTCCGGACGAGAAGTCCGGCGAGGTGATCAAGGTGTTCATCGTGGTCAAGCCGGGCATGACCCTGACCAAGGAACAGGTGATGCAGCACATGCGTGCCAACGTTACCGGTTACAAGGTGCCGCGCTTCATCGAGTTTCGCGATGCGTTGCCGACCACCAACGTGGGCAAGATCCTGCGCCGTGAGTTGCGCGATGAAGAGCTGAAGAAGCAGGGCTTGAAGAAGATCGCCTGA